The genomic region GGTCATGTTGGCCACAGCTTTCATCATCGGGACGGGACCTACGGCGAATACCGCCTTAGGCGCGCACGCCGGATCGGCAATCATCTCGCCGAGCGGCCCTGTGACGAAACCTTTGGAGCCGAGGCTGCCGTCCTCGGTCGTGATCAGCAGGTTCTTCGAGAGGGCGCCCAACTCGTCCGCCAGGATGACGTAGCGGCTGGAACGCCCGCCAATGATGGTGGTGATTTCGTTGCCAGCCTCCGCCAACGCCTTCACCAGCGGGAAGAGGACCGCGGTGCCGACGCCGCCACCCACGCAGGCGACGCGGCCCCAGTTGGTGATGTGCGTCTCCTTGCCGAGGGGCCCTGCTACGTCGCGGATAGATCCACCAACGGGGGTGTCGACGATCTTTCGGGTAGAGGCGCCTATGGCCTGGATGAAAAGAGTGATGGTTCCGGCCTCCGGGTCGGCGTCACCGATTGTCAAAGGGATGCGTTCCTCGCCTTGCGCCAGCCTGACCATGACGAACTGCCCTGCCTTCCTGGCACGTGCGATCCGTGGCGCCACGAGCACCATCTTGTGGAGGTTTTCCGCGAGTATCTCGTTGCTTACGACTTCGAACATGGGGGTCACCTTTTGTCTAAGGGGATTGCTGCAAATGTGCTGCGATAGTGAATACGATATCAACAACGGAGGGGATTTCGCAAGGAAGTATACGGAAAGTAACAGAAAAGGGTTAAAACCAATTGACGATTGACAATGGACGATTGACAACGAAAGGCGGGGACGGGAAATCGACGATGCTCCGCCTGATCTCTCCTCCTCCAGGAGGGGGGAGGTCGGGAGGGGGAAAGACACAGACATTCCCCTCCAGGGGCGGGAACTCGTGAGAAAGGTTCGACTGAGCCTGCGGGAGCTGGTGCTGCCGGGTGCTAAGACCTGATCTTATAGGTGGCGCAGAGGATGCCTGCGGAGATGAGCGCGATCCCCGTGATGTGGAAGGATTGCAGACGCTCACCCAGGAAGATGACGGCAAGGATGGTGCTGAAGGCGGGCATCAGGTGGACGAACTGCCCGCCGATGTGCGGTCCGATCTTGCGCAGACCGTGGTTCCAGGCGGTGAAGGCGACGACGGAGGCGAGGATGCCGACGTAGGCGATACTGAGGACGGTGGGCTGGTTCAGCGTCATCAACTCACCTTGCATGATCTCCCAGGCGTAAAAGGGGACGAGGAGCAGCAATCCGGCTACCGTCATGCTGAACAGGAAGACGAACGGGTTCAGCCCCTGCGGGTAACGCTTGATGGCGACCGAATAAAGGCCCCAGGCGATCGCCGCCAGCAGGACCAGCAGGTCGCCGTGGTTGAAACTGAGCGTGAGGATGCGCGAGGGGTCCCCCCGCAGGATGATCGCGGCGACCCCGATGAGGGAGAGTGCTATCCCGACATGCTGGCGCAGCACGACCCTTTGGCCGTAGAAGATGCGGGCGAACATGAGGATGAAGATGGGGATGGCGGAATTGACCAGCGCCGCGTTGATGGCGGTGGTGAAGTGCATCGCCGTGTAGATGAGGAAGTTGAAGAGCGTGACCCCGAAGAGACCGCAGACGGCGATGAGCGGGAGGTGCGCCCGCACGATAGGCCATTCCTTGCGCAACCGCGGCAGCACGACCGGAAGTAGCACCACCAAAGCCACAACCCAGCGCCAGAAAACGAAGCCTGCCGGCGGTATCACATTGTTCATCGCCCGGCTGATGACGAAGTTGCCGGACCAGATCAGGGCGCTCAGGGTGAGGAGAAGGTACGGCATTGTGGATCCTTCGGGGGACGCAAATAAGTAGCAATCCGGCTCTCTCGGCCTTAAGGGAGAGCAGGACGAGGGTAACCGGAAGATTGGCAACTTCGCTCATTAGGGTGGGAATGTCAAGGCAAATCGCGCGATAAAGGGTAATGAGATTACTGGCTTAACTTCGCACTGGCTAAACGGTTCAGGCTCACTCCGGCCTCAGCCGCTTCGATCGCCAACTGTCGATGCACGTCAGGAGGAACGCGCACCATGAACTTCCCGCTGAAATGCTTGGCGGCGATGGGCTCGGGAACCTTGTCACCGCTTTTCATCATTTCGGAGATTACTTCTTCGACCAGCTTCCGTATACCTTTTAGTGCAGCTTCAGGAGTATCAGACAGCCAGCTTAGGCTGGGAAATTCAGCACATAGTCCAACATATTCCTCATCGTCTTCCGACCACGTGATCCGGTAGGTATATTTGTCATTATCTTGTGCCATGCTCCACCTCTAACCGTTCAATAGCTTTTAGCACCTGCTTTACCTGATATGCTTTTGCGAATCCTTTGTCGTTTTGAATGTTGACTCTGGGATCGCCGATCCACGGCGTCTTATAGACACGGTGACTCCCGCTTGCTAGACGTGCAGGCCCGAAATAGTAATCACAGACCTTGCAAAGGTCTGCGAAACGAGTCCCGGCGGGACTTGTCCGCATCTTGTCCAGGATGTCTTGTGGAAAGCCCATGGAATTATAGTATCAATACTGATACCGAGAGTCAACGTAAGCAGGCAAAAAAAGGGGGAAAGGCATCGAGCCTTTCCCCCTCTTCTGTTTCTGTGATCAGCGGTTTCCCTAGAATTCCTGCGACATCGCCTTTACTTCACCGGCGGTGAAGACCGGGCCGTCCTTGCAGACGTAGACGTTGCCGACGTTGCAGCGGCCGCATTTGCCGACGCCGCACTTCATCCGATTCTCCAACGTAGTGTAGATCTGGTCGTCGGCGAAGCCGAGGCGCTCCAGCACGGGGAGAGTGAACTTGATCATGATCGGCGGTCCGCAGACGAGAGCTACGGCGTTCTCGGAACTGGGCGCTGCTTCCTCCAGAACATTGGGGACGAATCCGACTTTGCCGTCGAAGTCGGGGCCGTTGCCGCCGGGATCGACGCACTTAACCAGCCTCACGTCGTCTCTTTCCTGCCACTCGGCAAGCTCGCGCTTGTAGACCAG from Citrifermentans bremense harbors:
- a CDS encoding type II toxin-antitoxin system HicB family antitoxin; this encodes MAQDNDKYTYRITWSEDDEEYVGLCAEFPSLSWLSDTPEAALKGIRKLVEEVISEMMKSGDKVPEPIAAKHFSGKFMVRVPPDVHRQLAIEAAEAGVSLNRLASAKLSQ
- a CDS encoding sulfide/dihydroorotate dehydrogenase-like FAD/NAD-binding protein, which produces MFEVVSNEILAENLHKMVLVAPRIARARKAGQFVMVRLAQGEERIPLTIGDADPEAGTITLFIQAIGASTRKIVDTPVGGSIRDVAGPLGKETHITNWGRVACVGGGVGTAVLFPLVKALAEAGNEITTIIGGRSSRYVILADELGALSKNLLITTEDGSLGSKGFVTGPLGEMIADPACAPKAVFAVGPVPMMKAVANMTREPGIETIVSLNPIMIDGTGMCGGCRVQVGSETKFACVDGPEFDAHLVDFDGLSDRLTSYRKEEAQRHAATDCKIAKEVAK
- a CDS encoding DMT family transporter, translating into MPYLLLTLSALIWSGNFVISRAMNNVIPPAGFVFWRWVVALVVLLPVVLPRLRKEWPIVRAHLPLIAVCGLFGVTLFNFLIYTAMHFTTAINAALVNSAIPIFILMFARIFYGQRVVLRQHVGIALSLIGVAAIILRGDPSRILTLSFNHGDLLVLLAAIAWGLYSVAIKRYPQGLNPFVFLFSMTVAGLLLLVPFYAWEIMQGELMTLNQPTVLSIAYVGILASVVAFTAWNHGLRKIGPHIGGQFVHLMPAFSTILAVIFLGERLQSFHITGIALISAGILCATYKIRS